The following coding sequences lie in one Azospirillum humicireducens genomic window:
- a CDS encoding chaperone NapD yields the protein MPRAPEVHISSLVIQHSPDRTEAVREAANAVAGLEWCAAENGKAVVTLVTASAAEVVDRIAQLNAVPGVHTTTMVYHHYEPADAIDAA from the coding sequence ATGCCCCGCGCCCCCGAAGTCCACATCTCCAGCCTGGTCATCCAGCACAGCCCCGACCGCACCGAGGCGGTGCGCGAGGCGGCGAACGCCGTCGCCGGGCTTGAGTGGTGCGCGGCGGAGAACGGCAAGGCCGTGGTGACGCTGGTCACCGCCAGCGCCGCCGAGGTGGTGGACCGCATCGCCCAGCTGAACGCCGTGCCCGGCGTGCACACCACGACCATGGTCTACCACCATTACGAACCCGCGGACGCGATCGACGCAGCCTGA
- a CDS encoding periplasmic nitrate reductase, NapE protein, which translates to MRPTSSPVLSHPSDRIATESDPAPTRRAEGLMFLWLAFLVWPLIAVGTVSAYGFSIWMYQLLTH; encoded by the coding sequence ATGAGGCCCACCAGTTCCCCCGTCCTGTCCCATCCGTCCGATCGGATCGCGACCGAGTCCGATCCGGCTCCGACCCGCCGGGCCGAGGGACTGATGTTCCTGTGGCTGGCCTTCCTGGTCTGGCCGCTGATCGCCGTCGGCACCGTGTCGGCCTACGGCTTCTCGATCTGGATGTACCAGCTCCTCACCCACTGA
- a CDS encoding MgtC/SapB family protein, translating into MDLLRSYWSPAELVTNGLIFLHLLGALAVGMLLGYERSYNGRAAGMRTYGLVCLASAALTVINAYPSMWYGGSWGHGSAPTGDPTRVIQGIVTGIGFLGAGVIMREGLSIRGLSTAASIWATSAIGITIGLGFYAVAIAAAILTILVMSTLRPIERLLPHRSVIHLMLAFARDKAPPPEELRVQAVKHGFEVMDWSFHLSSGSGNFECQLVLLGKGEPDPMELVSALVAEDAVVEFRLSPSRI; encoded by the coding sequence ATGGATCTGCTGCGCTCCTACTGGTCGCCGGCCGAGTTGGTGACCAACGGTTTGATTTTTCTGCATCTGCTCGGGGCGTTGGCGGTCGGGATGCTGTTGGGCTACGAGCGCAGCTACAACGGCCGCGCGGCGGGGATGCGGACCTACGGGCTGGTCTGTCTCGCATCCGCGGCGCTGACGGTGATCAATGCCTATCCCTCCATGTGGTATGGCGGCAGCTGGGGGCACGGCAGCGCCCCCACCGGAGATCCGACGCGGGTGATCCAGGGCATCGTGACCGGCATCGGTTTCCTCGGCGCCGGGGTGATCATGCGCGAGGGGTTGTCGATCCGCGGCCTGTCCACCGCCGCGTCGATCTGGGCCACATCGGCCATCGGCATCACCATCGGTCTTGGATTCTACGCGGTTGCGATCGCAGCGGCGATCCTGACCATCCTGGTCATGAGCACCCTTCGTCCGATCGAGCGGCTGTTGCCCCACCGGTCCGTAATCCATTTGATGCTGGCCTTCGCGCGCGACAAAGCGCCGCCGCCGGAGGAACTGCGGGTTCAGGCCGTCAAACATGGCTTCGAGGTGATGGACTGGTCCTTTCACCTCTCGAGCGGCAGCGGCAATTTCGAGTGCCAGCTTGTGCTGCTGGGCAAGGGGGAACCCGATCCCATGGAACTGGTTTCCGCCCTTGTCGCGGAAGATGCCGTGGTGGAGTTCAGGTTGTCACCCTCCCGCATCTGA
- a CDS encoding sensor histidine kinase: MPVLSALLWLAGMGGTLAAETRDVQAPATGAIEPLRLESSTAGATLAGHFARLVDPARKLDFADVLKADAAGGMEQRSDFRGAGQTRDIHWYRFDLLRASGAPADWILEMGEAYIDHLDLFIPKSIDSRRMSPESTAADGRPQSPDAFRLVRLGDFVPFSQRPMKTRLHALPLTLPEGRPVSLYLRVDSVSAIRLSARMWTPAAYAGHQTTDLLFQGLFLGILGILMLGYVALGLLLRDGALLTYTGYVATVFFYYLFANGIAAALLPDMSGWFINLMVGSSGFLGFAAALTMWVYILDLRNRVPLLMRCYQGLALVTVLLLPTTASSFYAITGPAVTLSALVVVVIALVLTARMTLQNPGDLSSRFYLASTLVSLTGFLLTQMSLRGVLPADFAIADPYQISFVLAVLVLGVGLALRIGRLQSERLRAREESAFATKRAEEQRTFVAMLSHEFRTPLASIDSAAQMIELSGAVTAPAALTRLERIRNTTRKMVELVELFLSSDALDQGALALKPEPVALGQLMEEALGGLRGTEADDRLAVAVEAPDHPLLVDAPFLGVAIGNLVQNALRYSPPEAPVRVTAGHDDGQIVIRVADRGRGMAPEEVERIGSIYFRASSSRGTKGTGLGLYMAKKIVAAHGGSLTVDSTREDGSVFTISLPPSVSCSAVRLI, translated from the coding sequence GTGCCGGTCCTGTCCGCTCTCCTGTGGCTTGCCGGGATGGGTGGAACGCTCGCCGCCGAGACGCGGGATGTCCAGGCTCCGGCTACCGGGGCGATCGAGCCGCTGCGGCTGGAATCGTCCACCGCCGGCGCCACGCTGGCCGGCCATTTCGCCCGGCTGGTCGATCCCGCGCGCAAGCTGGACTTCGCCGACGTCCTGAAGGCCGACGCCGCCGGAGGCATGGAGCAGCGCAGCGATTTCCGCGGCGCCGGCCAGACCCGCGACATCCACTGGTACCGGTTCGACCTGCTGCGCGCCTCCGGTGCGCCGGCCGATTGGATCCTGGAGATGGGCGAGGCCTACATCGACCATCTCGATCTGTTCATCCCCAAGTCGATCGACTCCAGGCGGATGAGCCCGGAGTCGACGGCGGCGGACGGCCGACCGCAAAGTCCGGACGCCTTTCGGCTGGTCCGGCTGGGCGATTTCGTGCCCTTCAGCCAGCGGCCGATGAAGACGCGGCTGCACGCCCTGCCCTTGACCCTGCCGGAAGGACGGCCGGTTTCGCTTTATCTGCGTGTCGATTCGGTCAGCGCCATCCGCCTGTCCGCCCGGATGTGGACGCCGGCCGCCTATGCCGGCCATCAGACGACGGATCTGCTGTTCCAGGGCCTGTTCCTCGGCATTCTCGGCATCCTGATGCTTGGCTATGTCGCGCTGGGGCTGCTTCTGCGCGACGGGGCACTGCTGACCTACACCGGCTATGTCGCCACCGTCTTCTTCTACTACCTGTTCGCCAACGGCATCGCCGCCGCCCTGCTGCCGGACATGTCCGGTTGGTTCATCAACCTGATGGTGGGCAGCAGCGGCTTCCTGGGATTCGCCGCTGCGCTGACCATGTGGGTCTACATCCTCGACCTGCGGAACCGGGTGCCGCTGCTGATGCGCTGCTACCAGGGGCTGGCCCTGGTGACGGTGCTGCTTCTGCCGACAACGGCGTCGTCGTTCTATGCCATCACCGGTCCGGCGGTGACGCTGTCGGCGCTGGTCGTGGTGGTGATCGCGCTGGTGCTGACCGCACGGATGACCCTGCAGAATCCCGGCGATCTCAGCTCGCGCTTCTATCTGGCCAGCACGCTGGTTTCTCTCACCGGTTTCCTGCTGACCCAGATGTCGCTGCGCGGCGTGCTGCCGGCCGACTTCGCCATCGCCGATCCCTATCAGATCTCATTCGTGCTGGCGGTGCTGGTGCTGGGCGTCGGTCTGGCCCTGCGCATCGGCCGCCTCCAGTCCGAGCGGCTGCGCGCCCGCGAGGAATCGGCCTTCGCCACCAAGCGGGCGGAGGAGCAGCGCACCTTCGTCGCCATGCTGTCGCACGAGTTCCGCACCCCGCTCGCCTCCATCGACAGCGCGGCGCAGATGATCGAGCTGTCGGGGGCGGTCACGGCGCCGGCGGCGCTGACCCGGCTGGAGCGCATCCGCAACACCACCCGCAAGATGGTCGAGCTCGTGGAGCTGTTCCTGTCCTCCGACGCGCTGGACCAGGGGGCGCTGGCACTGAAGCCGGAGCCGGTGGCGTTGGGTCAGCTGATGGAGGAGGCGCTGGGCGGCCTGAGGGGAACGGAGGCGGATGACCGGCTGGCGGTGGCGGTGGAAGCGCCGGACCACCCGCTGCTGGTCGATGCGCCCTTCCTGGGGGTGGCGATCGGCAATCTCGTGCAGAACGCGCTGCGCTACTCGCCCCCGGAGGCGCCGGTGCGGGTGACGGCCGGTCATGATGATGGGCAGATCGTCATCCGCGTCGCCGACCGCGGGCGCGGCATGGCGCCCGAGGAGGTGGAGCGGATCGGCTCGATCTATTTCCGCGCCTCCTCCTCGCGCGGGACCAAGGGCACCGGGCTGGGGCTCTATATGGCGAAGAAGATCGTCGCCGCCCATGGCGGCAGCCTGACCGTGGACAGCACGCGTGAGGACGGATCCGTCTTCACCATCAGTTTGCCGCCATCGGTGTCCTGTAGCGCCGTGCGTTTGATATGA
- a CDS encoding sensor histidine kinase, whose product MTGNRWMVRVEGRCAAAFRFLWLAAPVLCLLAAFAPATAWAQAQQPSAVLAADPLRLTASTEKATLAGHFARLIDRDHSLGFGDALRADAEGRFEPQTIFRGAGQTPDVHWYRFDLLRERGAPAGWILELGEAYIDRLDLYVPDPALSGDAAGYSLVRMGDFVPFSERPMKTRLHATQLTLPEGKPVSLYLRVESVSSITLRASVYAVPAYAGFQMTNLLFQGLFFGVLAILTLGYVALGLLLRDGALLAFTAYVMSVFTFYFFSTGVAAVLLPDMPGWLQNLVVGCSAFLGVAAAASMWDRILDLRVHYPRLHRIYVGIRWLALLSLPTAVSWTYSITNPLILLLATLSTLTGVVLSIRQAVRNPADTSARYYAASGLTAISGNTLTQFVVRGSLPTDLLFADPYQIAVLATMLCLGSGLALRIRTLQVERVRAQEESAFATKRAEEQRTFVAMLSHEFRTPLAAIQGAAQMIELSGDVRTPSMQSRVRRIVDTTRRMSDLVELFLSADALDQGALALKPETVPLDMLMDEALDGLTGADGESRLTVTVETPERLLRVDVPFLGVAVANLVRNALRYSHPGTAVRVAAGMDGRDLVIRVADQGRGMTPEEVERIGSIYFRASSSKGTKGSGLGLYMTQRIAAAHGGSLAVESTLGVGSVFTIRLPGVGEQETTGAGERLATPPAGRLPVQ is encoded by the coding sequence GTGACTGGCAACCGATGGATGGTGCGGGTGGAGGGCCGGTGTGCCGCGGCATTCCGGTTCTTGTGGCTGGCCGCGCCGGTCCTGTGCCTGCTGGCCGCATTCGCGCCGGCGACGGCATGGGCGCAGGCACAGCAGCCGTCCGCCGTGCTGGCCGCCGATCCGCTGCGGCTGACGGCCTCGACCGAGAAGGCCACGCTTGCCGGGCATTTTGCCCGGCTGATCGACCGTGACCACAGTCTGGGGTTCGGCGATGCGCTGCGGGCCGATGCCGAGGGGCGCTTCGAACCGCAGACGATCTTCCGCGGCGCCGGCCAGACCCCCGATGTCCATTGGTACCGGTTCGACCTGCTGCGCGAACGTGGCGCGCCGGCCGGCTGGATCCTGGAGCTGGGCGAGGCCTACATCGACCGGCTCGACCTGTATGTTCCCGATCCGGCGCTGTCCGGCGACGCGGCGGGCTACAGCCTCGTCCGCATGGGCGACTTCGTGCCGTTCAGCGAGCGCCCGATGAAGACAAGGCTGCACGCCACGCAACTGACCCTGCCGGAGGGCAAGCCGGTCTCCCTCTATCTTCGCGTCGAGTCGGTCAGTTCCATCACCTTGCGGGCGTCGGTCTACGCCGTGCCGGCCTATGCCGGCTTCCAGATGACCAACCTGCTGTTCCAGGGGCTGTTCTTCGGCGTGCTGGCGATCCTGACGCTGGGCTACGTCGCGCTTGGCCTGCTTCTGCGCGACGGGGCGCTGCTGGCCTTCACCGCCTATGTCATGAGCGTCTTCACCTTCTATTTCTTTTCCACCGGGGTGGCGGCGGTGCTGCTTCCCGACATGCCGGGCTGGCTGCAGAATCTGGTGGTCGGCTGCAGCGCCTTCCTCGGTGTCGCCGCTGCCGCGTCGATGTGGGACCGCATCCTCGACCTGCGGGTCCATTATCCGCGCCTGCATCGCATCTATGTGGGCATCCGCTGGCTGGCGCTGCTGTCGCTGCCGACCGCCGTTTCATGGACCTATTCGATCACCAATCCGCTGATCCTGCTGCTCGCCACCCTGTCGACGCTGACCGGCGTCGTCCTTTCGATCCGGCAGGCGGTCAGGAATCCTGCCGACACCAGCGCGCGCTACTATGCCGCCAGCGGCCTGACGGCGATTTCCGGCAACACGCTGACCCAGTTCGTCGTGCGCGGCAGCCTGCCCACCGACCTGCTGTTCGCCGACCCCTACCAGATCGCCGTCCTTGCCACGATGCTGTGCCTGGGATCCGGTCTGGCGCTGCGCATCCGCACCCTGCAGGTCGAGCGGGTGCGGGCACAGGAGGAATCGGCCTTCGCCACCAAGCGCGCGGAGGAGCAGCGCACCTTCGTCGCCATGCTGTCGCACGAATTCCGCACGCCGCTCGCCGCCATCCAGGGGGCGGCGCAGATGATCGAACTGTCGGGAGACGTGCGGACGCCGTCGATGCAGTCGCGCGTCCGCCGCATCGTGGACACCACCCGGCGCATGTCCGATCTGGTGGAGCTGTTCCTGTCGGCCGATGCGCTGGACCAGGGGGCGCTGGCGCTGAAGCCGGAAACCGTGCCGCTCGACATGCTGATGGACGAGGCGCTGGATGGGCTGACCGGGGCCGACGGCGAATCGCGGCTGACCGTGACGGTCGAGACGCCGGAGCGGCTGTTGCGGGTCGACGTGCCGTTCCTGGGGGTGGCGGTGGCCAATCTGGTGCGCAATGCGCTGCGCTATTCCCACCCCGGCACGGCGGTGCGGGTGGCGGCGGGCATGGACGGGCGCGATCTGGTCATCCGGGTCGCCGACCAGGGCCGCGGCATGACGCCGGAGGAGGTGGAGCGGATCGGCTCCATCTATTTCCGCGCCTCCTCCTCGAAAGGCACGAAGGGGTCGGGGCTGGGGCTTTACATGACGCAGCGGATCGCCGCCGCCCATGGCGGCAGCCTGGCGGTGGAAAGCACGCTGGGCGTCGGTTCCGTCTTCACCATCCGGTTGCCGGGCGTCGGAGAGCAGGAAACCACCGGTGCGGGGGAAAGGCTCGCCACCCCGCCGGCCGGCCGGCTGCCGGTTCAGTAA
- a CDS encoding pyridoxamine 5'-phosphate oxidase family protein, with protein sequence MSRPITDLAALESLYGEPVAASIAKEVPALTPGYRALIEASPFFVLATSGPDGLDASPRGDEPGFVRVADDRTLLIPDRRGNNRIDSLRNILADPRVGLLFLVPGLNETLRVNGRAVIDTDPALCDSFAVDGKAPKSVLVVTIETVFFQCARALLRSRLWDPAAQVPRASLPSVGSLLAEASAGREGGDAYDRSLAERIPKSLY encoded by the coding sequence ATGAGCCGCCCCATTACCGACCTCGCCGCGCTGGAATCCCTCTATGGCGAGCCGGTCGCCGCCTCCATCGCCAAGGAGGTGCCGGCGCTGACTCCCGGCTACCGTGCCCTGATCGAGGCGTCGCCCTTCTTCGTTCTCGCCACCAGCGGGCCGGACGGGCTGGACGCCTCGCCGCGCGGCGACGAACCGGGCTTCGTCCGGGTGGCCGACGACCGCACCCTGCTGATCCCCGACCGCCGCGGCAACAACCGCATCGACAGCCTGCGCAACATCCTGGCCGATCCGCGCGTCGGGCTGCTGTTCCTGGTGCCGGGGCTGAACGAGACGCTGCGCGTCAACGGCCGGGCCGTGATCGACACCGACCCTGCGCTGTGCGACAGCTTCGCGGTCGACGGCAAGGCGCCGAAGTCGGTGCTGGTCGTCACCATCGAGACGGTGTTCTTCCAGTGCGCCCGCGCCCTGCTGCGCTCCCGCCTGTGGGATCCGGCGGCGCAGGTGCCGCGCGCCAGCCTGCCCTCGGTGGGGTCGCTGCTGGCGGAGGCCAGCGCCGGGCGCGAGGGCGGCGACGCCTACGACCGTTCGCTGGCGGAGCGGATCCCGAAGTCGCTTTACTGA
- a CDS encoding DinB family protein: protein MDPKPHFETLGRYNRWANRRLYEVASQLSDAQFREDRGAFFRSVRGTLNHILVADRVWLERIEGAGPKPSALDEILHDDFAELRAAREAEDERILRVLAATPAERFGAVLSYRSMAGTAHELPFAQVLTHIFNHQTHHRGQAHGLLSQFGLEAPSIDFVYFLLEAK, encoded by the coding sequence ATGGACCCCAAGCCGCATTTCGAGACCCTCGGCCGTTACAACCGCTGGGCCAACCGCCGCCTTTACGAAGTCGCGTCGCAGCTGTCCGACGCACAGTTCCGCGAGGACCGCGGCGCCTTCTTCCGCTCGGTCCGCGGCACGCTGAACCACATCCTGGTCGCCGACCGGGTGTGGCTGGAGCGGATCGAGGGGGCCGGGCCGAAGCCGTCGGCGCTCGACGAGATCCTCCACGACGATTTCGCGGAGTTGCGCGCCGCCCGCGAGGCGGAGGACGAGCGCATCCTGCGCGTGCTAGCCGCCACGCCAGCGGAGCGGTTCGGGGCAGTCCTCTCCTACCGCAGCATGGCCGGCACGGCTCACGAGCTGCCCTTCGCCCAGGTGCTGACCCACATCTTCAACCACCAGACCCATCATCGCGGACAGGCGCACGGCCTGTTGAGCCAGTTCGGGCTGGAGGCTCCCTCCATCGATTTCGTCTATTTCCTGCTGGAAGCGAAATGA
- a CDS encoding DNA translocase FtsK translates to MTSRMPHLAAPPTQAGVVTADEFNLWCALNGRPFNLVPNPRPDGRVMWDVEVLPGTPRAGTVYSTNLSDEALAVVAGFAFLSGVEWAYEARDPAEAAPPAAPCEAAPAADAATTIPGPAATPVLPCAPAAPAAPAEYPAVYSLPTVSLLQTPPPRPVQQHDESVLARNARMLETVLKNFRVRGEIMDVRPGPVVTLYEFEPAPGTKSATVINLTDDIARSMSVVTARIAIVPGRSVIGVELPNPVREMVYLRESFDHDAFRNTTAQLAIALGKDISGEPVVADLARMPHLLVAGTTGSGKSVAINTMILSLLYRLPPERCRFIMVDPKMLELSVYDGIPHLLTPVVTDPKKAVVALRWAVREMESRYEAMSKLGVRNIEGYNARMAEMIANGEKMPRRAPAPGEPETVFDLTPSEPTPLPYIVVIVDEMADLMLVAGKEIEAAIQRLAQMARAAGIHLIMATQRPSVDVITGTIKANFPTRISFQVTSKIDSRTILGEAGAEQLLGQGDMLYMQGGGRITRVHGPFVSDSEVEEIVQYVKAQGAPNYVTAITEEEEEAAAVEDEEGGSAATGDDLYMQAVNLVVREGKVSVSFIQRQLQIGYNRAARLVERMETERVVGPANHQGKREVLLSHAGLSAKRAGV, encoded by the coding sequence ATGACCTCGCGTATGCCGCATCTCGCCGCCCCGCCGACCCAGGCGGGCGTGGTGACCGCCGACGAGTTCAATCTGTGGTGCGCGCTGAACGGCCGCCCCTTCAACCTCGTCCCCAACCCGCGCCCCGACGGCCGCGTGATGTGGGATGTGGAGGTTCTGCCCGGCACCCCGCGCGCCGGCACCGTCTATTCCACCAACCTGTCGGACGAGGCGCTGGCGGTTGTCGCCGGCTTCGCCTTCCTGTCGGGCGTCGAATGGGCCTATGAGGCGCGCGACCCGGCGGAGGCCGCACCCCCCGCCGCCCCGTGCGAAGCCGCCCCGGCGGCGGACGCGGCAACCACCATCCCCGGCCCTGCCGCAACCCCGGTGCTGCCCTGCGCGCCCGCCGCTCCGGCCGCGCCGGCGGAGTATCCCGCCGTCTATTCGCTGCCCACCGTCTCTCTGCTTCAGACCCCGCCGCCGCGCCCGGTGCAGCAGCATGACGAATCGGTTCTGGCCCGCAACGCGCGGATGCTGGAAACCGTCCTGAAGAACTTCCGCGTCCGCGGCGAGATCATGGATGTGCGTCCCGGCCCGGTCGTCACCCTCTATGAGTTCGAACCGGCGCCCGGCACCAAGTCGGCCACCGTGATCAACCTGACCGACGACATCGCCCGCTCGATGAGCGTGGTCACCGCCCGCATCGCCATCGTCCCCGGCCGCAGCGTCATCGGCGTCGAGCTGCCGAATCCGGTGCGCGAGATGGTCTATCTGCGCGAGAGCTTCGACCACGACGCCTTCCGCAACACCACGGCCCAGCTCGCCATCGCGCTCGGCAAGGACATCAGCGGCGAGCCGGTGGTGGCCGACCTCGCCCGCATGCCGCACCTGCTGGTGGCCGGCACCACCGGCTCGGGCAAGTCGGTGGCGATCAACACGATGATCCTGTCGCTGCTCTACCGGCTGCCGCCGGAGCGCTGCCGCTTCATCATGGTCGATCCCAAGATGCTGGAGCTGTCGGTCTATGACGGCATCCCGCATCTGCTGACCCCCGTCGTCACCGATCCCAAGAAGGCGGTGGTGGCATTGCGCTGGGCCGTGCGCGAGATGGAGAGCCGCTACGAGGCGATGTCCAAGCTCGGCGTGCGCAACATCGAGGGCTACAACGCCCGCATGGCCGAGATGATCGCCAATGGCGAGAAGATGCCGCGCCGCGCCCCGGCACCGGGCGAGCCGGAGACTGTCTTCGACCTGACGCCGTCGGAGCCGACGCCGCTGCCCTACATCGTCGTGATCGTCGACGAGATGGCCGACCTCATGCTGGTCGCCGGCAAGGAGATCGAGGCGGCGATCCAGCGCCTCGCCCAGATGGCCCGCGCCGCCGGCATCCACCTGATCATGGCGACGCAGCGCCCGTCGGTCGACGTCATCACCGGCACCATCAAGGCCAACTTCCCGACCCGCATCAGCTTCCAGGTCACCAGCAAGATCGACAGCCGCACCATCCTGGGCGAAGCCGGGGCGGAGCAGCTTCTGGGCCAGGGCGACATGCTGTACATGCAGGGTGGCGGCCGCATCACCCGCGTCCACGGCCCCTTCGTCTCCGATTCGGAGGTCGAGGAGATCGTCCAGTACGTCAAGGCCCAGGGCGCCCCCAACTACGTCACCGCCATCACCGAGGAGGAGGAGGAGGCCGCCGCGGTGGAGGACGAGGAGGGCGGTTCGGCCGCGACCGGCGACGACCTCTACATGCAGGCCGTCAATCTGGTGGTGCGCGAGGGCAAGGTGTCGGTCAGCTTCATCCAGCGCCAGCTGCAGATCGGCTACAACCGCGCTGCCCGTCTGGTCGAGCGGATGGAGACCGAGCGCGTCGTCGGCCCCGCCAACCACCAGGGCAAGCGCGAGGTCCTGCTGTCCCACGCCGGCCTGTCGGCCAAGCGCGCAGGCGTGTGA
- the msrA gene encoding peptide-methionine (S)-S-oxide reductase MsrA, which produces MLGHFLRKPPTLPTPEEALPGRSHPVPVPDAHHVNGHRLAPPYPPGLEVIDLGLGCFWGAERKFWQVPGVWVTAVGYQGGHTPNPTYEEVCSGRTGHTEAVRVVYDPAMVTVEDLLRIFWESHDPTQGMRQGNDVGTQYRSAVYTHTPAQKAAAEATLAAYQDRLAQAGYGPITTEIREAPPFYFAEGYHQQYLARNPNGYCGLGGTGVTCAA; this is translated from the coding sequence ATGCTGGGGCATTTCCTGCGCAAGCCGCCGACGCTGCCGACGCCGGAGGAGGCGCTGCCCGGCCGCAGCCACCCCGTTCCGGTGCCCGACGCGCATCATGTCAACGGCCACCGCCTCGCCCCGCCCTACCCGCCCGGACTGGAGGTCATCGACCTCGGGCTCGGCTGCTTCTGGGGTGCGGAGCGCAAGTTCTGGCAGGTTCCCGGCGTCTGGGTGACCGCCGTCGGCTATCAGGGCGGCCACACCCCGAACCCGACCTATGAGGAGGTCTGCTCCGGCCGCACCGGCCACACCGAGGCGGTGCGCGTCGTCTATGACCCGGCCATGGTGACGGTCGAGGATCTGCTGCGCATCTTCTGGGAATCGCACGACCCGACCCAGGGCATGCGCCAGGGCAACGATGTCGGCACTCAATACCGCTCCGCCGTCTACACCCACACCCCAGCCCAGAAGGCGGCGGCGGAGGCGACCCTGGCGGCCTATCAGGACCGGCTGGCCCAGGCCGGCTACGGCCCGATCACCACCGAGATCCGCGAGGCCCCGCCCTTCTACTTCGCGGAAGGCTACCACCAGCAGTATCTCGCCAGGAATCCGAACGGCTATTGCGGCCTGGGCGGCACCGGCGTCACCTGCGCCGCGTGA